The genomic region GGATAAAGACGGAAAGAAACAGGGGGTCTGGAAATTGTTCGATACAGAAAGAGGTATTACAATCGTCGGTAAAACCGAAGACGATGTTTTTGTGTCTACTATCGAGTACTATTTTAAAGATGATTTAGTGCTTACCTATAACACAGAAACGAAAGGGTATACCTTTTACGAAGATTTAAAAGGGAGTCCGGTAACGATAGTAGATAAAGGGAATAAGCTAACTGAAGTAGTAAAGGATAATGGAGAAGTTCTCGATGAGAAGAGGCGAAAAGTTTTTTTTGGTGTTCAGGAGTTGCGACCAATATTTTACGGGGGAAAGCAGGGGATGCATAGTTTTATCGAAAAAGCCGTAAGAAAGAGTACTTTACGACATTCGGGTAAAGTAAAGTTAATGTGGACAATCGATAATGATGGAATCGTTACCAATGTAAAAGTAATGGAAAGTGAGAATAGTGCTTTAAATGAAGAAGCTGTTCGGATTATCCAAAGTATGCCGCGTTGGCAACCCGGTATTCAGCGCGGAAGTTTTGTACGGGTGAATTTTACCACATCGATTGTATTTAACGACTAAGTCTGTTTTTTAGAATGCTTTCCAGGGAATAGAATATAAATAAATTAATAAATGAGCATAAAATTAAAAGTAATGGCATTATGCCTGATGATTTCAGTCAGTGTATTAGGACAAAGCGAAATCAAATACGAAGGTGAGACGATTAACCGTATCGATAAGGACGGAAAGAAATACGGTGTCTGGAAATTATTTGACAAAGACAAAGGTATTAAGATTGTGGTGAAAATGGAAAATGATGCTTTTACCTCCAATATCGACTATTACCGGAATGAACAACGGATTGTTTCACAGGATAAAACCGATCCGGGGAAATATCATTTTTATGTGGATTCCAAACCGGTTCCGGTTAAAATAATAGTCGAAAATGACAAACGAAAAGTAGTACAGGAAAATGGAAAAGCACTGGATGAAAAAAGTCAGGAGGCTTTTTTTAGTGTTCTGGAAGTAAAAACGATGTACTATGGAGGTGAATCGGTCTTGCGAAGATTTCTGGCTAACGCGAGTAGTGGCGATTGGGATAATTCGGCAAGCTTGCAGTTACGATGGAGCATCGATAAAAACGGAGGCGTCGAAAATATAAAAGTGATTAAAAGCGATAATGAAGCTTTAAACGAGAAAGCGATACAGATTATCCAGAAAATGCCACGATGGCAACCGGGTTTTTCGAATGGACGTTTCCTAAAAGGAATGTATAGTACCGGAATTCGGTTTATGGCGGGATAAGAAAACAAACCAATAGTTATTTACACCTGACAGGTTTTTAAAACCTGTCAGGTGTTGTTGCAACGAAATGTGAAAAATAAAACCTAACTTACCTGACTACAAATAATTTTATGGAGCATATATCAAAATACATCTCACTGACGTTTGGTCTTACTACGGTAATCACGATATTGCTTCTTGGCTGGACAATGCAGTGTTCGGAAGCAACACGTAAAAAGGGAAAATGGATTGTATTGGGTTTATTTCTATGGATGTTCCTTCAGGCTGTTTTGACTCGGTATGATATCTATAATACGGATACCGATTCTTTTCCTCCTAAAATTATGTTGTTTGGGATCTTTCCGATGTTATTGAGTATCGTGTTATTATTTGCCACGGTAAAAGGGCGGCAATTTATCGATAGCTTGTCGCTGGAGCGCTTAACCTATTTAAATGTAATTCGGATCCCGGTTGAAATGGTTTTATACGGACTTTTTGTCGCTAAAACAATTCCGGAACTGATGACGTTTAGCGGAATAAATTTTGATATTCTGGCGGGGATCACCGCTCCGATAGTGGGATACTTTGGTTTTACAAAACCGAAAATCAGCAGACGTGCTATTCTAATCTGGAATTTTGTTTGTCTGGGGCTTTTGCTGAATATTGTGATTTGCGCCGTACTTTCTACGCCTTCTCCGATACAAAAACTAGCTTTTGATCAACCGAATATCGCGATTTTAAATTTTCCGTTTAGCTGGCTGCCCACTGTAATCGTTCCGATTGTTTTGTTGGGACATTTAACTGCCATCCGACAATTGTTAAAAGGGAGTTTTAAAAAGAAACCCGATCCGGATTACCTCATCTTCGGTATTTTTAAAAGTGGCGATTACCTGGGGTCCTATATCATCTACAAAGTAACCGATACCGGATTATGGGCCGATACCCGGGAAGTATGGCATTCGCAACGCTTTAATAAGACCAAGGGGTATGTGTTTCAGGGGAAACGGCTTTCTTTGGAGAAATGGAATAAAGCTAAAGAGTTGATCAATACTGTTCCGCAGGAGTTGCTAACCGATGATTGGGACAGTTTTTACACTACCGGAAATAAAAATGAAGATAAATTGGTTCTGGCATTCGGGAATCCGGAATTTCAAAAGACCATTACGATAGACACTTATGGCATCGCAACGGAAAAACTCCCGATAGCGGTTCGCAACTTTAGACGTGCCGTTGAAAAACTGGTGAAGGAGTTGTAATAACAATTACAACAAATTAAAAAACAGCCTTAAAGCAATTGCTTTAAGGCTGTTTTTGTATGAGCGTATTATGCTTTTCGAATCGTTTTATAGACCAATCCGGAGCCAAAATAGAATGTCGAAACCAATAAAAAAATAATGCCCACCATTCCGAAAAATTCTGTAAATCGGAGTAGCATACTTGGTTCTTTGGCATCGCCATCCATTAAAAAACCGATTAGGGTGAGTATCGAAGATAAAGCAAGGATGTTTAAAAATTTTCTTTTCATAAGTTTTAGGAGGTTAGGTTATAGTAAGAAAACGGTTTTTGACTTGATTTAGTATAGTGTTTGGGAATTCGGGTAATTATTTTAAACTTTAAGTAGGATCTTAAATATCGGAAGGTCTTGAAAAAAGTTAGATATTCAACTTAAAAAACAATTATAAATTAAGAGGATAACTTGGATAAGTAACTGTGAATAACAATTCGATGACTTTTATCATCGTTTAAAAGGTTTGTTTATTAACAGGGGTAATACGAGGTTTTGTTTAAATACTAAAGAAAATAAACTATATGATAATCAAGAAAAGATATAAAAATAAAAGAGTAGTATTGAAGCTGTAAAAAGAGTTTCATTTATATGCAGAAATACTATTTTTATCAAATTGCAATTATTGATAATAAATATTTTTTTGTACGTAAAATTTACGTACATTTGTATTGCTAGTATGAAACATCGAGAAAGCTGTTATAATAAAAAATAAGACAATAAGACAATAAGACTAAGACAATAAGACTAAGACAATAAGACTAAGACAATAAGACTAAGACAATAAGACTAAGACAATAAGACTAAGACAATAAGACTAAGACAATAAGACTAAGACAATAAGACTAAGACAATAAGACTAAGACAATAAGACTAAGACAATAAGACTAAGACAATAAGACTAAGACAATAAGACTAAGACAATAAGACTAAGTAAGTATCATTAGTAGACATTTTAAAGTAAATAATATGGCAACATTAGTTAATGACAGAATAGATGTTCGTATTAGCAAAGAACAGAAAGAGTTAATTAAGTATGCAGCCGATTTATGTGGTTTTAAAAGTTTAACAGAATTTATTATTTTTTGTGCAAACAAAGAAGCAAACAAAGTTATTGTGGAAAATAATCAAATTCTGAAAAGCATAGAGGATAAAAAAATATTTTTAAATGCTATTTTAAATCCGCCAACTCCAAATGACAAACTTAAAAACGCTCATTTAAATTATAAAAAATTTATTGAAGCAAATGAAGTTACAAATAAACGTTCTAGAAAAAAAACATGATAAGTCAAATTTTGATTGTGGATATAGTTTATTAGACAGCTATATAAAAAAACAAGCAAGACAAGATGTGAGTAGGGATTTATCAGCTTGTTTTGTACTTGTTGATGAATTGGATAAAATAAAAGGGTATTATACTCTTTCTGCAAGTTCTGTTAAACGAGATGAATTTCCAGATGTAATGCAAAAAAAACTTCCGCCAAGTTATGGGGATTTACCCACGGTTTTGCTAGGAAGATTGGCAATTGATAAAAGTGTTAAAGGAAATGGTTATGGAGGTATTTTGCTTGTGGATGCCTTGAAAAAATGTTTAGATATTTCAGCAAGTTTAGGAACTATAGCAGTTATTGTTGATCCAATTGATGAAAATGCTCAAACATTTTATTACAAATATGGTTTTGTACTTCTGCCAAGCTCCGGAAAAATGTTTTTACCCATAAAGACTATTAAGGAATTGTTTTCTTAAAATATGAAGCAGAATGATAAGTGTCATTCTGCTTTTTTATTGCTTTAAACAGATTTTTACTTGGTGATATCTGTTTTAAAATTAAATTTTGAATCTAGTTGGAAATCTGACCAGTCGTTCTTTAACTGAATCGATGTTTGTTAATATTTTTTAGACTTAAAGTACTTTTTTCGGCTATAAACAAAAAACAAAAAGGTTCCGATGAATCCTCCAATGCCAACATAAATTCCAAAGCTTTCCTTGCCTTCATATTCGGACTTATGAATTAAAATAATCCTGTTTCGTTCGAGCTGTAGCAGCGTAAAATCAATATTTTTTTTCGGATATATATAACTGTAATAATATACCGTTACCGTATCTCCGATGTTTATTTTTTGAACAAGCGCGTCATAGTTTCGAAACGTCCTAAATACGGTAAGCCGTTGATCGAGATCTTTAAGTTTAATATAGAATATTTTGGCTGTTTTCCCTTTAATTCCGCGTTCGGAATCAATTCCCCGGTCTGCTACAATACTGGTAATTTTGTCAGCTTCCTTTAAATCGAGGTTTTGGCTTTCGAATCCTATTAAAATGCATAAGGAAAAGATTATCGTAAGTAAAATGAGCTCGAATATAAATTGTGCTTTTCTATATCGTTTTTTTAGCATTGAATAGGACTTTATTGTAATTCTTTCTTTATTTCGAGAATTCCATTTTCCAATCCGGTAAAATAATTCCCTTTTTTAAATTCGGGTATAATATGATGATCAATAATGGATTTCGTTTCTTCATCGGTCAGTTTGGATACGATGGCATCACAGTTTTGTATCTGAAGGGCACGCATGTTTTTACAAACGACAATGACAATGCAACCAAATTTTGCTTGTTTAGCCAGGTCTAATGAGTAATCATAGATATCGGTATACGGTGAAATGGAAGCAACGGTTACGATTACAATCCCAATATTATTTTGCTTTTCTATTTCTTTTGCATAGGCTTTAAGAATTACTTCCTGCGAAAGGGATAAGATGTCGTCATAATCATTTACATAGTTATTGATCTCTGGGAAAACGGTTGCTGGGTTGTTTTCGATAGCTTCATTTTGACCAAAGCCAAAACCGAAAAACAAAAGCGCAATAAGGAGTAGAATTTTTTTCA from Flavobacterium sp. WV_118_3 harbors:
- a CDS encoding TPM domain-containing protein; this encodes MKKILLLIALLFFGFGFGQNEAIENNPATVFPEINNYVNDYDDILSLSQEVILKAYAKEIEKQNNIGIVIVTVASISPYTDIYDYSLDLAKQAKFGCIVIVVCKNMRALQIQNCDAIVSKLTDEETKSIIDHHIIPEFKKGNYFTGLENGILEIKKELQ
- a CDS encoding DUF1778 domain-containing protein, giving the protein MATLVNDRIDVRISKEQKELIKYAADLCGFKSLTEFIIFCANKEANKVIVENNQILKSIEDKKIFLNAILNPPTPNDKLKNAHLNYKKFIEANEVTNKRSRKKT
- a CDS encoding energy transducer TonB, giving the protein MSIKLKVMALCLMISVSVLGQSEIKYEGETINRIDKDGKKYGVWKLFDKDKGIKIVVKMENDAFTSNIDYYRNEQRIVSQDKTDPGKYHFYVDSKPVPVKIIVENDKRKVVQENGKALDEKSQEAFFSVLEVKTMYYGGESVLRRFLANASSGDWDNSASLQLRWSIDKNGGVENIKVIKSDNEALNEKAIQIIQKMPRWQPGFSNGRFLKGMYSTGIRFMAG
- a CDS encoding TonB family protein; translated protein: MINKLKMLTVCVLVGMGAFAQSAVNYEGEAINRLDKDGKKQGVWKLFDTERGITIVGKTEDDVFVSTIEYYFKDDLVLTYNTETKGYTFYEDLKGSPVTIVDKGNKLTEVVKDNGEVLDEKRRKVFFGVQELRPIFYGGKQGMHSFIEKAVRKSTLRHSGKVKLMWTIDNDGIVTNVKVMESENSALNEEAVRIIQSMPRWQPGIQRGSFVRVNFTTSIVFND
- a CDS encoding GNAT family N-acetyltransferase; this translates as MKLQINVLEKKHDKSNFDCGYSLLDSYIKKQARQDVSRDLSACFVLVDELDKIKGYYTLSASSVKRDEFPDVMQKKLPPSYGDLPTVLLGRLAIDKSVKGNGYGGILLVDALKKCLDISASLGTIAVIVDPIDENAQTFYYKYGFVLLPSSGKMFLPIKTIKELFS